Below is a genomic region from Verrucomicrobiales bacterium.
AGCTCGGTTCTGGCCGTCGGTGTTGATTGTGTTCGAAGTGGCGGATCCAGCGATTGAGGTTCATGGAATGGAAAAGAATCAGCGTCTTAAACTAAGCCGCTCGGTTTTTCGGATGTAGAGCTCCGAAGCCAGTTCCTCTGAGGATTCGGTCAAGGTCTCAGCTCTTGTGCTTTGATCGCCCCACGTAAGATTGGACACCACCCACAGAATATTGTTCTAAGATTTTCGCGGGCTTGTTCGCTTCTCTTCAGTTCCGACATCGCGCCCTTTGCGTCCATCGCGGTTTAAACCTCGGCGTCCTTTCCGTTCGCGGAACGGCGGGCCTGCAGTTGGCCGCAGGCTGCGTCGATGTCCGGACCGCGGGAGCGACGGAAGTGAGCCACCACTTTCCGCGCTCGTAGCACACTAGTGAATGCTTCGGAAGTCTCGTCGGAGGAGGCTTGGTATTCGATCCCACGCAGGCTCAATCCGGTTGGATTGTAGCGCAGCAGATTCACATGCATGCGTCGCGAGCCCACGATATCGGCGAGCATCTGCGCATGGTCGACAGAATCGTTCACGCCGGCGAGTAAGCAATACTGAAGTGTCACCGGACGACCCCGCCGGGCCTGAAAACGGTCGGCCGCAGCCAGGATGTCTGCGATTGGGAAGCGTTTTCCTACGGGCAACAGGCGAGCGCGGGTGAGGTCGTCAGGAGCATGCAGGGAGATGGCGAGGTTGAGGTTGAGTCCGGTGGAGGTGAGCGCGTCGATACCTGACACGATTCCGACGGTGGAGATCGTAATCTGACGCCATCCCATTGCTCCGAGAGAATTGTCCGCCAAACGCCGCACTGCCTCGAGCACGGATTCCAGGTTCAGCATGGGTTCGCCCATGCCCATGAAGACCAGCGTCTGCAGGTTGCGGCCCATCGATCGGGCCTCGCGACGCAGCGCCAGAAACTGTTCAACGATCTCCCCGGAAGTGAGGTTGCGTTCGAATCCGGATTTGGTGGTGGCGCAGAAGTCGCAGCCCATTGAGCAGCCTACCTGGGACGAGATGCAGCCAGCCGCGCGATCGGCCCGATAGTCCGGCATGAGGACCGACTCAACCGTGCGTCCGTCGTCGAGTCGGAGCAGAAGTTTGGTCGTGCCATCCGACGCCGTCTGGCGGGCGGCGAGCGTCGCGGCCTGGCTAGCGAACTCCGCACGCACCCGCTCCAAGAGCCCC
It encodes:
- the rlmN gene encoding 23S rRNA (adenine(2503)-C(2))-methyltransferase RlmN, whose translation is MSSSHLPPSSEGATKMVDLELADLEQRLRHWGYKPRHAARVMRAFYGGNEVTHSASCSLPKGLLERVRAEFASQAATLAARQTASDGTTKLLLRLDDGRTVESVLMPDYRADRAAGCISSQVGCSMGCDFCATTKSGFERNLTSGEIVEQFLALRREARSMGRNLQTLVFMGMGEPMLNLESVLEAVRRLADNSLGAMGWRQITISTVGIVSGIDALTSTGLNLNLAISLHAPDDLTRARLLPVGKRFPIADILAAADRFQARRGRPVTLQYCLLAGVNDSVDHAQMLADIVGSRRMHVNLLRYNPTGLSLRGIEYQASSDETSEAFTSVLRARKVVAHFRRSRGPDIDAACGQLQARRSANGKDAEV